The nucleotide window CGGTTCAGTGCCTCGCTGAGCGCGGAGGTGGTCATGGAGGTGATGTGACCCTCGGCTTTGTTTTCGACGGGGACATCCTGACGGTGCCACAGGCCGCTCTCCAGTCTCAAGCGCGGCGTAAACCACGTCAGCCGCAGTTCACGCTTGGCCACCCCGTCGTTTAGCATAACCGTGCGGGCCAAGGATCGCTGGAAAAAGCGCACCACCGCCTCATCTGGCCCGGTCCACGGCTTTCCGGATTCAGATTCACGCACAGGCAGCTCGATAAGGTCACCGAGTTGCAGCGGAATGTCCTCAAACAAGGTTCCATCCGCCATCGCAGCGGCCAGATTGATGGGTTTGGGCTCATGCGCCTTCTTTTTCTCATCCCAGCGGCGCAGCACCAGCTTTGACCAATCTGGGTGTGGCAGCACGATCTCGGAATCATTCAAAAAAGCCGCCAGCGCCTCCAACAGCGTCATGTGCTGGTTCACCGCACGACTGAGCGGCAGGCCGGGGGAGATGATTCGCGGCCTAGCATTCACGACCATCACCTTCCGGAGTGGAAAGACGAACTCGTCCCCCGGCTGGATGCGGCTTTCCGCGTTTCGCTGCGTGAGATCGAGCGTGGCTTTGCGACGCTTGCCCGCAGGTCCGGTGACGTATTCAACCGCGCTTGAATCGCAGCGTGGATCATTCACCCCCAGTAGCTCGAGAACGGACTGCATACTGCGCAAGGTCTCACTCGGAAACCCGTGAATGCTGCCTGGCACGAGGTTCTGCGTCGGATCAAAAATCTCCGCGCCGCCGTGCAGCACAAAGTCATTCTTCAAACCATCAATGGTCACGCTGAAAGGCACACGCCGAGCCGCACGCAGCATGTCGGCGATGCGAGGGCTGTCCTCATGCTTTCCCCATTCATCAAACTCGATCACATCCCCCCAGCGCAGCTCCGGCAGCTTCGCGTGATCGCCCCCGGTATCCGCCCAGGCCTTCATGTCGAGCGGGATGCGCTCGAAACCGGCTTCATTCGCCGCTTTGCGCACGATGAAGGCTTTTTGCAGAGAGCTGAACTCATTCACCAGATCGCAAACGAGCGGCGCGGGATCGTCAGGAGACTGTTGCACCGGCATGGAGGTATTTTGCGGTGCCCAGGTGATCTGCGGCTGCGCAAACCACTCCGCGTAAAGTGTGCTGCGCACGATTTGCGCCCGTTCGAAGGTCATTCCGTAATACATGCCGCCGCTTGAGACAGGCGGGCGATTCTGTCCAAGCGCCTTCTTCGCGCTCGCGCCGTGTTTGATGAGAAAATGCAGAAATGAGTCCGGCACCTTCTGCGCTTCTTGCTTTGCAGCGTGAATCAACGGTGTGTCGTATTGACTGACTTCGTTGATGTCGCCACCAGCCTGGATGAGGCGCAGAAAGAAGTCTTCTTTGCCGAGCCTTGCCGCATAGGACATGACATCCTGCTGAATCTTGGCCTTCGAATCCAGCAGCAGGGTGACACACTCCAGGTGTCCTAGCTGGAGAGCTTGCGAGAGAGGTGAATCACCGGGCATTCCGGGTGGAAGCTCAGGGCTGGCTCCAGCGGCCAATAATCTTTTCAGCAGCTCAGGCGCGTTGTTGTGCGCGGCGATCAAAACAGGCGGGTAGTTCCATCCCAACTTATTGACGTCTGTAGTCAATTGAGATGCATGGAGATCTGCTTTGTGAGCGATCAGCAGATCGAATAACGCCGAGTCACCTTGCTGTGTGACCATGGTTAGTGGCGTTTGGTAAAAGGCGGCTTTTTTCTCTTTGTTATACTCATAGAAGACACGGTTCACATCCGCTCCCTTCTCGATGAGCAGGCGGGCGAGCTGCGAACGTTTGTTCATCAATGCCGCACCGAGTGGTGTGGAACCTTTGTCCTTGCCGTGAATGTCCGCGCCTTTGCTGATGAGCAACTTGGCCATCTCCAGATGACCCGCAGCGCAGGCCATGTCGAGCGCGG belongs to Verrucomicrobiaceae bacterium and includes:
- a CDS encoding ankyrin repeat domain-containing protein — encoded protein: MNAPSSFRLFEVSRKGAEAQRMRFLNLCASAPLREFLLMFLACSLQAADTNPIAEKLRQGLFAEEAERDLEKAAKAYEAAVQLYNADRRQAATALFRLAEIRRKQGDAKEAAQLYQRVLAEFADDEALARLSRENLAGMGVSPAAPAPTVNDEVAEIARLESLFKTSPDLVNSEQKDGMPPPLHHAAWRNQLRVVTFLLEKGCQLDLRESAGRTALDMACAAGHLEMAKLLISKGADIHGKDKGSTPLGAALMNKRSQLARLLIEKGADVNRVFYEYNKEKKAAFYQTPLTMVTQQGDSALFDLLIAHKADLHASQLTTDVNKLGWNYPPVLIAAHNNAPELLKRLLAAGASPELPPGMPGDSPLSQALQLGHLECVTLLLDSKAKIQQDVMSYAARLGKEDFFLRLIQAGGDINEVSQYDTPLIHAAKQEAQKVPDSFLHFLIKHGASAKKALGQNRPPVSSGGMYYGMTFERAQIVRSTLYAEWFAQPQITWAPQNTSMPVQQSPDDPAPLVCDLVNEFSSLQKAFIVRKAANEAGFERIPLDMKAWADTGGDHAKLPELRWGDVIEFDEWGKHEDSPRIADMLRAARRVPFSVTIDGLKNDFVLHGGAEIFDPTQNLVPGSIHGFPSETLRSMQSVLELLGVNDPRCDSSAVEYVTGPAGKRRKATLDLTQRNAESRIQPGDEFVFPLRKVMVVNARPRIISPGLPLSRAVNQHMTLLEALAAFLNDSEIVLPHPDWSKLVLRRWDEKKKAHEPKPINLAAAMADGTLFEDIPLQLGDLIELPVRESESGKPWTGPDEAVVRFFQRSLARTVMLNDGVAKRELRLTWFTPRLRLESGLWHRQDVPVENKAEGHITSMTTSALSEALNRANGEQGQARHFHEVINGIRDTNLVRDSLLRDGDTWLVKVSVNYVNPQPNMINMPGVPQPVPRPRIGVPSPR